Proteins encoded together in one Macadamia integrifolia cultivar HAES 741 chromosome 8, SCU_Mint_v3, whole genome shotgun sequence window:
- the LOC122087158 gene encoding nuclear transcription factor Y subunit A-7-like, with the protein MGSPPQCGNARHLGRQQDQESSSSQSTDQSHHDVVAVGGYNLPGQCISAQSGIVESCGKRAEAHMKPVVSLGNPDFVFPALQVDFSQTLAPISYSYADPYVGGLLAAYGPQAIIHPQMVGIAPARVPLPHDLAEDEPIYVNAKQYRGILRRRQSRAKLQSQNKLIKDRKPYLHESRHLHALKRARGSGGRFLNTKKQSNPSAATDGEDASDSGHLHLGGNLSESEVVQSENRNGGTSCSDVTSVSNGDEIYRQSDNRFSVYPPHMGQTIQGGGGMVCNGSQHRVPVMH; encoded by the exons ATGGGTTCTCCACCCCAGTGTGGTAATGCTAGACATTTAGGTCGACAACAAGACCAAGAATCGTCCTCAAGTCAATCAACTGATCAATCTCACCATGATGTGGTGGCTGTTGGGGGATACAATCTTCCTGGGCAATGCATTTCAGCACAATCAG GAATTGTTGAAAGTTGTGGAAAACGAGCAGAAGCTCACATGAAACCTGTTGTTTCACTGGGAAATCCTGATTTTGTATTCCCTGCTTTGCAAGTTGATTTCAGCCAGACATTG GCTCCCATTTCATACTCTTATGCTGATCCATATGTTGGTGGCCTATTGGCTGCGTACGGACCGCAGGCTATT ATTCATCCCCAAATGGTGGGAATTGCACCTGCACGAGTTCCCCTGCCTCATGATCTTGCTGAAGATGAGCCCATCTATGTTAATGCCAAGCAGTACCGTGGGATCCTCAGACGGAGACAGTCTCGTGCCAAGCTTCAGTCCCAAAACAAACTTATTAAAGATCGAAAG CCATACCTTCATGAGTCTCGACATCTTCATGCATTGAAAAGGGCTAGGGGATCTGGTGGACGCTTTCTCAACACGAAAAAGCAATCCAATCCTAGTGCAGCCACTGATGGTGAGGATGCTTCGGACTCTGGTCATCTGCATCTGGGAGGAAACCTTTCAGAGTCTGAAGTAGTTCAATCAGAAAATAGGAATGGGGGCACATCCTGCTCTGATGTGACGAGTGTTTCTAATGGTGATGAAATCTACCGTCAATCGGATAACAGGTTCTCAGTCTACCCTCCACACATGGGTCAGACCATTCAAGGTGGAGGGGGAATGGTGTGTAATGGATCACAGCACCGTGTACCTGTCATGCATTGA